Below is a genomic region from Lusitaniella coriacea LEGE 07157.
TGGTGACGATATGGGCAATGATGGGGACGAGCAAGTTTCCGGTATAAATGGCGCTAAATCCCAATACTAAACCGATCGCGGTTGCCCAGATAATATAGGGCCATTGTTGAGAACCGCTAAAGTGAAGCACGCCGAATAAAACACTTGAAATAACCACTGCAACGGTATTTGCACCGAATGCCGGTAACATAACACCGCGAAAGAGCAGTTCTTCGCTCAAACCGGGCAATAAGCCCAACCAAATATAATCGGGGAAAATGAGGGGTTTTAGGACTAAATCTAAATAAAAATCGGCGCTGCGACGGTATGCTCCCCACAGACGATACATGATGCTGCTGGCAACGGTGATTCCCAGGGCAATCCCTAATCCTAAAATGACTCCTCGAAGGTCAAATTGAAGCGGTAGAAGCGCAACTTCGCCAATTCTTTGCCACAATTTCGCGATCGCGAGCAAAATAACCGCAGTCACTCCCATCGCGACTAATATTTGCGTGCGAGTCAGGGGTTCAATGTCGGAAGGATTAGGATTTTCCACTATTTTTTTAAGATAAGCGATGCAAAGAGGGTATGTCGGGGCGCAGGGCATCGGGACTAATCCCGGCGCGATGGGCAACCAAAACGCCTACCGCCTCCAAATAAGAGTTTACCGCGATCGTATTAATACCGAGCGATTCTGGGGGAACTTGCATTTGGGTTTGATTTTCTGCCACCGTAATAATACAAGTTTGGCTCAAACTGAGGATCGCACTGCCACCGCAGGCATCCGCCGGAACCACAACGGCATCTACGCTATCCGCCCAAAAATTTTGAGGCGCGTGTTGCTGGGGACTTGTTACGAATTGGGGGGCGCGAGAGAGTCCCACCAGAACGCAGGGAAGGAAGGTGTAGCCTAATTCTTCTGCGGCGGCGCGAGGCGCGACATCGGGATCGGGGGGAAGGGGAGAAAGGGCAGGGGCGTGGGCGCAGGGAACCTGGAATTGACGGACAATGAGGTGGGAAATGACGGCTTCTGCCCCGGCGAGGGGATCTACGCCAGAACCGTGGCGGTAGTTTTGCAGGGCGGCGCTGTCGATATTATCCGGGAAACGAGCAACCACCGCGATCGCGTTCGCCTTAGTTTTTTGGATTAATTGCTCTGCTGCACGCAGCAAACTGCCGGGGTTGTCGATGGTTCCCCAACTTGCCCCAGAAGCGGCTTGACGCAGTTCTACTCCTAGGGGAGCGTCGGTGACGATGAAATCGGTCAAATTCAGCCCTAACGTCGCTCTAGCAGCATCTGCGGCTTGTAGGTGGCGCAGGCAAAGTTCCGGTTCGATCGCGCGATCTAGAATTAATCCGATACGATTTTGGTAGACGGGTTGCAGTCCCCAACTTCCAGCCGCAAAGCGATCCAGCGCGTATCCTTCCACATAGTAAGCGTTGGGCAGATTCCAATAAAGTTGCGCCCCATTGAGAACGTTAGGATGAGTAATCAGGCGATCGCAAGTTTGCGCGATCGCTCTCGCCACGGGCAGTGCATCTCCCGCATAGCCGCCAATTGCCGCCCCCACTCCCGTGGGAACGATTAAAACGACGGTAAACGGACGGGGATTCACGAAGAAACGGTTTCTTGGGTCACAACCGCTTCAACGCGCACTTTTTGCGTATCGCCATCAACATTAGTCGCCGCCCAGCGCAACGGTTCGCCCCGCTTTTTCAGTTCGCTTTCAATCTCTTGCTGTAATTTAACAGGGGTTTCTTGGGGGTCAATTTCCGCAGTAATGAAATGAGTCGTCATATTAATTATTCAGTTATCAGTTATCAGTGAAAACCGCCTCAAGTCGTTCGCTTGGAATCGGTTATCTTTGTTTCGCTATTCCCTTTCAAGGAGAGGCTTGAAACTAGAACCTCATTAGTTTACCGCCTTCTGTGGTCTTAAAGTAAAGAGTAAATGTCTCCGGTTTAAGCAGTATCCCATCTCCTTGACAGCGATCGCGCGAATCGAATGTTAAGCTCATAACCCTCAATCGAAGGGTTTCTCTGTATCTCATTTAAGTAAATATCGATATACCATTAATTTAAAGTTGGACATCACCTATATCCTTTGCTAGAATTTACGCAAACATAGAGTTCGATTCACCTTATATACCAAGGTAAGACTTATGAGTAAACTGAACCTGCTACAGAAGCTGATGCTCACGGGTGTAGCTAGTGCTATCACTGCTACTTCCGGCTCACTGTTAGTAACACCTTCTGCCTTGGCAGCAACAGTCTTCAGAGATTCAGGTAATATCGGAGATACGGTGGATGCCTTTCGTGCTGCTTTGGGGGATCCCAATAACGGCAATGCTCCAGGTTCTTTCTCCGTAGGTCGTCGCGAGATCAACTGGGATGCAGGAATTGTTCCTTTTGATATGCCCCCTGATTTCTTTAATAAAACGGTGACACGTGGGGCTGAGTTCAGCACTGATGCCGGAAACGAATTCGGAGTGAGCAATCCCAGTGTTGGCGACCCCGATTTTCCCGATAACAAATTTGATAGCCTCAACCCCACCTATTCTGGTGAATTTATGACCTTCAGTGACCCTCGGTTATTTACCCCGTTGGGTACGAATGTCATGGAGACCAACTTCTTTGTGCCAGGTAGTGATATGCCAGCCGCCGTTAGTGGATTCGGTGCTGTTTTTACAGATGTAGACCTTCCCGATATTACAAAAATAGAATACTTCGATATTCAGGGCAACTTGCTAGCCTCTGAGTTTGTCGATCCAGATCCGCAAGGACTATCCTTTCTAGGTGTAAGCTTTGATGCCCCCATTTTATTTAATGTCAAGATTACTCTAGGCAATACGCCGATTGGCTCGAATGACGACCCTGGGAATAATGTTGATGTTGTCGTGCTAGACGACTTCATCTACGGAGAACCGAATAAAGTTCCTGAACCTGCGACTACACTCGGTTTACTCGCTCTGGGAGTTTTCGGGGCGGATTTATTGCGGAAACGCCAACCTAACCGCTAATTCTCAGCCATAAGAGCTGATTTCTAGGGATTCGCGGATGGCGACGGTCATCAGGCGCACGAGGCACTCTTTCTGCTCTTGGGCGGTATGGAGCGATAGGCTTTGAGGAGCTTGTACTGGCTGGCTTGGAGGTAGGTGACGAGGCGCTGGACAAAGGGGTCGGGGTGGGTCGCGCGATCGCGACCTTTCCAGCCCGATTCAAAGAAAAGAAGAGTAAATGTCTCCGATTTAAGTAGTATTCCATCCCCCTCAATAGAGAGGAGCGCAACTAACAATTCCTAAAACTGTTGTCAGAAGCAATAAAACAAAGACAACAAAACGGGGAAGACGAGTGATATAAAACAATTTAGAATTTTGTCCATCGCTATTACTCATCTTTCCCCATTTAAAAACAATCAAGTCTTGACGGAAAACTAGCGCTTTGCCAACTTCTTCGACAGCTTACGCAAGCGAATCGACTCCGGCGTAACCTCCACCAACTCATCAGACCCAATATACTCTAGCGCCCGCTCCAAACTCATATCTACAGGGGATTGCAACTGCACCAATTCGTCTCCCGTCGCGGCGCGGTGGTTCGTTAATTGCTTGGTTTTGCAGACATTCAAATCCAAATCCTGCGGACGATTGTGTTCCCCGACGATCATTCCCTTATACACCTTCGTTCCGGGGGTAATGAAGAATACGCCGCGATCTTCCGCATTTTTGAGAGCGTAGAATGTAGAAGTCCCTTCTTCAAACGCAACCATCACGCCGTTGTAGCGGGTTTCCACATCCCCACTTAAGGGGCGATACTCCAAGAAACTGTGGTTCATAATCCCTTCTCCGCGCGTCAGGCGGAGGAATTCACCCCGAAAACCAATCAACCCCCGCGCCGGAATCACAAATTCCAATTGAGTGCGTCCGTTGGTTGCGGTTTGCATATCCTGCATCGTTCCTTTGCGCTGTCCGAGGCGTTCGATACAACTTCCTACTGAGGCTTCAGGAACGTCGAGAACGAGATACTCAAAGGGTTCGCAAGGTTGTCCGCTCACTTCGCGATAAATCACTTGGGGTTGGGAAACTTGGAATTCGTAACCTTCCCGACGCATGGTTTCGATTAAAATGCCCAGGTGGAGTTCTCCCCGTCCGGAAACGAGGAATTTCTCAGCCGTATCGGTTTCTTCCACGCGCAGAGCGACATTGGTTTCCAACTCGCGCCAAAGGCGATCGCGCAATTGCCGAGAGGTGACGAATTTCCCTTCCTGTCCAGCAAAAGGAGAGTCGTTGATTGAAAAGGTCATTTGCAGGGTTGGTTCGTCTACGGCGATCAGGGGCAACGCCTGGGGGTCGTCGGGACAGGTAATGGTTTCCCCAATATTGGCATCCGCAAACCCCGCCACCGCAACCAGATTTCCCGCCGAGGCTTCTTTGAGTTCGACGCGCGCCAATCCTTCAAACCCTAAGAGTTTTGAGACTTTGGTTTTGACAATCGAGCCGTCATCTTTGTATAACGCGGCTTGCTGTCCGGCTTTAATCGTACCGTTGTGAATGCGACCGATGACAATTCGCCCTAAATATTCCGAGTAGTCGAGAGTGGTGACTTGCAATTGTAAGGGTTTTTCCACATCTCCAGCCGGAGGGGGAACGTGATGAATAATCGCCTCAAATAGCGGTTCCATATTTATCCCTTCCGCTTCTAATTCTTCCTTGGCGTAACCGTCTAAACCAGAGGCGTACAGGGTGTTGAAGTCGCACTGATCGTCATCTGCACCCAACTCCACGAACAAATCAAAGACTTTATCAACGGCGGTGTCGGGGTTGGCGCGAGGACGATCGATTTTATTAACAACAACGATGGGACGCAAACCTTTTTCCAATGCCTTTTTCAGCACGAAGCGCGTTTGCGGCATGGGCCCTTCGTTGGCATCGACGATTAAAATGCAACCATCGACCATTCCTAATACTCGCTCGACTTCCCCGCCAAAGTCAGCGTGTCCGGGGGTATCGACAATGTTGATCAGAATGTCTTTGTAGCGAACGGCGGTATTTTTCGAGAGGATGGTAATTCCCCGTTCTCTCTCCAACGTGTTAGAGTCCATTACGCAGTCGGGAATCTCTTCACCTTCGCGGAAAACGCCGGATTGTTTGAGGAGTGCGTCAACAAGGGTGGTTTTGCCGTGATCGACGTGGGCAATGATAGCAACGTTGCGAATGGGAAGCGACATGGGATTACCAGGAATTTATGTAATGAATCTCAAGATTTCTTAATAATTCTAACCTATGAAAGTGCGCGATCGCGGACTCCTTGAAAAGGTTTGCACTCCAAAGGCGCTAAAGAAAGACCACAGCAGGGTTTAGGATATAAATAGAGTGGATTGCAGCGAGGAAAAACTGCCATGATACAAGCTGTTCCCAAAACCATGACCCTAGACGAATTTCTGGATTGGTATCCAGATGGCTACGGTCGCTTTGAACTGTACGATGGAGTTGTTGTCGAAATGCAACCTACTGGAACTCACGAACGGGTAGCAGCGCTTCATGCACTCAAACTGGGAATTGAGATTGAACGTTTAGAGCTTCCTTACTTCGTTGCTCGACAATGTATTATTAAGCCCATTGATTCCGATAAATCGGGCTTTATTCCTGATGTTGCCGTCTTAGATGAAAACGCCCTTAAAACCGAACCATTGTGGAAAAAACGTTCTGTTATTACGAAAGGCGAAACAGTTCGTTTAGCAATTGAAGTTGTGAGTACCAATTGGCAAGACGACTACCTCATTAAGTTAGCTGAATACGAAAAGCTGGGAATTTCGGAATACTGGATTGTTGACTATTTGGGTTTGGGGGGTAAACGCTATATCGGGAATCCCAAACGACCCGTTATTTTGGTTTATTCCCTGGTTGATGGGGAGTATATGGTGAGTGAGTTTAGAGAGAATCAGCGAATTGAATCGCCAACTTTTCCAGAGTTGAATTTGACGGCAGAACGGGTTTTCAAGGTGGGACAATAATTGATTCCGCGATCGCGAATAAAGCCTTTTGTCTTAATGAGGTATGTAGAGTTCGAGCGCTCTTAATTAGTTTAGTACAAAAGAACTACATGTGGTATAATGGTTATGTACATTCTGAAGTTATTCAAAATCAAAAACTTATTACAAAGTTGTGGATTTGAGCAATGATTGATTGTCTCAACGTAGCTCGCTACTTCATTGTGAGAGCTTACGAAAACGGAATAGAAGCTGAAATGACGAACATGAAGGTTCAAAAGCTTCTCTATTACGCCCAAAGCTTGCATTTGGCACTAAACGATGAGCCATTATTTGATGAAGAAATTCAAGCATGGCGATATGGACCCGTTTGTCCTAGGGCGTATCGGTTTTATAGTAAATTTGAAGCACAACAGTTACCTATTCCAACCAAAGAATCGTTGCAAGAGATTTCAGAGCAGGAGAACAGGCTTTTAGAAGAAGTTTGGGAGTATTTTGGAGGCTATCATGCTTTTCAGTTGAGCGATATGACTCATGTGGAATTTCCGTGGAAAAAAGCTAGAAAAGGATTGCCATCTGAAGCAAGTTCAACTGAGCCAGTTCTGAGAGAAGATTTGAAAGTATTAGGTTATCAAAAACTCGATGAAATAGAGCGAAAGAATCCTGCATATAAACCTGTAATGTCTAAAATACTGGAGGATGCTTATAACTCAGAATCTTCAACTCGTATTCATAAAGGAGAAGTGCGTGACTGGCTCAACTCCCTTCTCGATTAAAGAATCCGAGAACTTCAAACGTTCGTTTAAAAAACTAGCAAAAGTTCACAGAAATAAACTTGTTGAAGTTATTGGAGAAATCTTAGAAAATTTAATAGAGGATCAATATCCTCGCAACTCTCGTCAGGAACCTTTACCTGGACATATTAATTTGCCAGAAGGATGGACATTTCATAAGTTGGAGATTAGAATTTCTAAAGGAGCGTCTGGGCAAATTAGACTGATGTATTTAGTTAATGAGGCAACCTCAATTATTCGGCTTGTTTGGATTTATAGTCATGAGCAGTTTTCTAAACGTCCTGCTGACAAAGATTTAAAGAACGTAATTAAAAGGACACTAGATTAACTCCTCTTTCCTAAAAGGATTTTACAGACGCGATCGCGCACTCTAACAATCCTAATCCCGATCGAGATAAAATCGAACAACCTTATCGCGGTTATCCCGTTCCCACAACGTCCTAAAACCGCGTTCCGCCTCTTCCCATCGTTCCTGACAAAAGAGATTCACCGCCGTTTCAAAATCCTGGTGAGTTTCGGTTTTCAAGGCTCTGATTGCATCGAGATCGCTATCATATACTTCAAAAATACCCACGGGTTTTCGCTTCCCTTTCACCGTCACGCGACCTAAAAAACGAATGTCGTACTGTGCGGTATCCTGGAGGCTGGAAAAGGTATCTTCGCTAATAAGTATCCCCACACCGTAAGTTTTGGTTAACCCTTCGAGGCGAGAAGCTAAATTCACCGCATCGGAGATCACCGTACTTTCCATTCGCTGTTCCTCTCCCACGGTTCCCAGCATTAATTTCCCGGTGTGCAACCCAATTCCAATAGCAATTGAAAATGTCTCTTGTGCTTGCCGTTGTCTATTGTAGAGGGTAACTTGCCTTTGAATCGCGATCGCGGCGCGAATTGCATCGTCGGCGGTTTTGGGAAATAACGCCATAATTGCATCGCCAATATATTTATCAATAAAACCGTTATGATCGCGAATTAAAGGACAAACACGCCGCAAATATTCATTGAGAAAATCGAAATTTTCTTTGGGAGACATTGTTTCCGAAATTGTCGTAAAAGAGCGAATATCGGAGAACAAAACGGTCATTGTTTCCTGAACTTGATCGCCAAGTCGAACATCGACAATACTCTCTTTATCGAGAAATTCGATAAATTCATGGGGAACAAAACGATTGTAGGCAATATTAATTTTAGAAAGTTGAACGTGGGTTTTGATTCTTGCTAAAAGTTCGTTTTTGGAAACGGGTTTAATTAAATAATCATTTGCACCGACGCTAAAGCCTTGAATAATGTCGCTATCTTGGATTTTTGCTGTTAGAAAAACAATCGGGAGTTCTGCGGCAGAAAATCGCTGTCTCACGGATTTACACACTTCATAACCTGTTTTTCTCGGCATCATAATGTCCAGCAAAATAATATCGGGTTTATAGCCACTCTCAATTAACTCTAAAGCTTCCATTCCGCTTGCAGCTTGGGTAATTGTATAGTCGTGTAAAGACAAATGATTGATTAACACTTGACGATTGACGGGATCGTCATCAACAACTAATACAATGGTTCCTCGAACCGTCGTTAAGATTTCTGAGTCGGTTATGGAGTCTTGTTCTGGCATGGCGGAAGAATCAAAAAGCTGGCTTTCTTGCGATGAATTTGCTTCTGTCTCTGGGGTTTGAGATTCAGAGATTGGAAGTGTAAAATTTACTGTAGAACCTCTTCCTACCGCCGATTCAATCCAGATTTTACCGCCGTGTAATTCAACTAATTTTTTAGTGATTGCTAATCCCAAACCCGTCCCACCGTATTCTCGTGCTGTGGAACCATCTCCTTGTTCAAATGCAGAGAAAATACGCTCTAATTGCTCAGTTGGAATGCCAATTCCTGTATCGCTTACGGCAACTTTCATCCAAGAATCGGTAACTGTTGCAGAAATTTCTACTATTCCTTTTTCTGTGAATTTAATTGAATTGCCAACCAAATTGTGCAAGATTTGTTGAATGCGATTTTCATCTACATAGACTAAGGGAATATCTTGGGAAATTGAGTTAATTAGTTTAACGTCTTTTTCTCCAATGAGATGGCGAGAGAGTGTGAAAATAACTTCAGCAATTTCACGCATTCCCAAGAGTTTTAAGTTTAATTCTAGTCGCTCGTTTTTGAGTTGGGCGAAGTCCAGTAAATCGCTAACTAATCGGTTTAAGCGTTTGCCACTATAAACAATTAAATTTAGGTTTTGCTTCGCTTGTTGTGGCAGAACTCCACTTACACCATCGAGAAGAGAGTCAGCAATGCCAATAATTCCGTGCAGGGGCGTTCTGAGTTCGTGGGAAGTATTGGCTAAAAATTCATCTTTGAGACGATCTAAACGCTGCAATTCGATATTTTTGAGTTCCATATCTTTTGCATAGCGCTTAAGCTGTCCTTGGGCTTCGGTAAAGCGGCGTTCCAGGATGACAACCAAGAGTAAAATAAACCCTAACATTCCCCAAAGATAGAGTCTGGGTTGAAAAAGAAAAATAAAGAAACGGTAAGCGAAAATATCGTGAATGACAAACAGGACAAGAATGGCAAAGCCGAAGGTGAATAATCTGGCTTCCCAACTGCCGTCGATAGATTTTTTGATTGCGATGGAGACGAGAATACTACAAATGATTAGATAAGCAATTTGAGCGAAATAAACGGATTGAGACAGGGAAATTAAACGCAAACCAACGGCACTTAATGCGAAAACCCCATAAACTGCTTGAATTTGCCATAAACGACGAACGATCGTGCGCCGTCCTTTCCCGAAAATTTGTTCAAAGAAAATACACGTACTAACAGGTGCAAATTGGAACGCAAGATGATGGAAAAAGTTTAAAAGATTTTGATTTTCAAAGAGTAATAAAACCGTTTTAACAGTGGTGAGGGTATAAATTCCGCTAATTATGGCGAGAAAGCCGAAAGAGAGGTAGGCGCTGGGGGCTTTTTTAAGGAGCGCGATCGCGAGGGGTAAAAGACCGCATAATAGAAAAAATACCCCTAAACCAATTTGATCGAGGTCTTGAAAAATCAGTTGAGCAATTAACGCTTGCAGAGAACCGACTGTAGGAAGACTGAAAAAACCAAGGGTAATGGTTGTCGCTCTTTCAGGATGCACGCGCAATAATAAGGTTTGATTCTCAAAATTACTGGGCAGTGGAATAATGGGCCAAGCATTATCCTTGGGAAGAAATTGGCTTGTGCTATCCAGGGTGCGATTGTGGTAAATATGTTCTTCATCGAGGTAAGCATCGACTAAATCGGGAATGCCTTGAAGATACAAGCTAGGAGATACCCAATTTCCTTGGGGTAATGGCGCGCGCAACCATAATGTTGCATTGCGGGTTACGGCTAATTTATCGGGAAGATTTAAGGATTGCCAATCTGTTGCTGCTGGGGGGATGGCTTCTGTCTTTTCCCAATGATATTGCCATTCGCGCGCGATCGCGCTCGGTTCGGCACGATAGGAAGGAGTCTGCGCGCGAGCAAGGTTACCATTACTCAACGCAGCACATAAAATTAGTAGAATTGCACCCAAACACAGTACAAGACGGACGGGAGTGGAACGAAATCCAAACTTCATGGGGAGAGTCTCCTCAGACATTCTCGATTGAGTTACGTCCTACATAAGGCAGCAACTCGCCGTCTCAATGCTCAAAAATATCTTTAAATTGCAACAAATCCAGAGACACCAATAGGGGTAAATTTTCAAAACACCGTTGTGCTAATTGCCAGCGTTCTTCGCGTTCGAGCATTACCCTGAGTTTATCTTTCATACCCACCAGATAGCGCACGTCATTGGCAGCATAGTTCAATTGTTCTGGGGAAAGATTCATCGAATTGCCCCAATCCGAACTTTGAGCGCTTTTGTCGAGTTCAACTTGTTCGAGTTCTCGCACGAGGGCTTTCAAACCGTGCTGGGATGTGTAGGTACGCGCGAGCTTGCTGGCAATTTTGGTACAAAAAACGGGGTTTGTGGCAATACCAAAGCTGTGTTGCAACTGCGCGAGGTCGAAGCGGGCAAAATGGAAGATTTTGAGGATATTTGGCGCTTCCATCAACTTTTTGAGGTTGGGTGCTGTGGTTTGTCCCTTGGCGATACGAAGGGCGGTAACATATCCTTGGGGATCGCACAGTTGAACCAAACAGAGACGATCGCGTAATGGATTCAAACCCATCGTCTCCGTATCCACAGCAATAGATTCAGCCGTTAAGTATCGTGAGAGAGTTGTTTCATCGAGATCGCGATCGCAAACCTGAAAATTGGGCAGTTCCATAAATTTGTCTTCAAATACCCTAATTAAGCAAAGAACTTGGGCAGCTTGGCGGTTTTGCTACCGTTAAGTTCGGCGATATCGCTCCTCCATTGCTACCCCTAGGAATATTTTATAGAACAACCTGCCCAAACTCCGAGGTTTTAGCGCGCGATTCTGAAGGGATGCAGGGGCAATCGATTCTATACAATCCTTTACATTCGCCCAAATCCACCTCATCAGAAAAACCGCGAGGGTCATGAAACGTCAGCGAATCGGGAAATTTTCCCTTCATGAGGTTAGAGGGGCGATCTGTTGGGAGGGGCTAAGGAATTGCTAGAATTTACGCGAGGCATTAACGAATGCCATTTCCGTTCAAACTGTCTTTTGGAAAAAGAGCGAACCGAATTCTGGAAAACTGAAGTGTAATTTTATGTTTTTCCATTCTCGGCTATGGTGTTATCGAATCGAGCAGTAGAGGGTAATGTTGATTTGACGTTAATGAGGAGTCGATGCAGTAGAATCGTTCAACAGAAAGGGGAGTTAGGGTAAATATGGGGAAGAGGTTGCAACTTACGATCGGTAATCTGCGTCCCGAGGATTCCAAGGATTTTGGGATTTTGGGTCGAACTTCTCAGGTTTCCCCAATCCTTTTAGAACAGGGCAAATCGAAGAGATTGGATTATTCAAAATAGCAAACGATGCAGGATACTCTCCTATGGATCTCGAATCGCACCAATTTATAACTTTTTTTGAAGCAGAGCAAGCCGCGCAACTGTGTGAAATTGCGATTGTAGAAAAATACCCCAATCAAACCGTTATTTTTGAAGAAGGTGCGCGATCGGATTGTTTATATCTTCTTTTGGAAGGTCGAGTAGAGTTTCGCAAAAAAATTGGTCCAAACCAGTATCGTAAGCTCACCACAGCATTTCCCAATGCTTTTTTTGGAGAATTAGGCATTATTGACGGACAACCGCGAAGCGCTCAAGCGATCGCGGATGGTTATGCACTCTTAGGTAGAGTCCCTGAAGAAGGGTTCATGAAAGTTCTCGACGGCGCGCGGGGTTCGGTGATCACCAAACTCTGTAGCTATATGGTGCAACGCCTGCGGGACACCACAGAAGAATACATCCAACAGCAACTCCACAAAGAGAAGATGGTTTTGATGGGGGAAATGCTCAACACGGTGATTCACGATTTCAAGAGTCCCCTGAGCAGTATTAATTTGGCGAGCAGTATGCTCAAGGAACAGCACCCGGATGAAGAGACTGAAGAGTGGTGCGACTTGATCCAAGCGCAAACTCGCAGAATGGCAGCAATGGCAGAAGACTTTTTGGAATTTGCTAGGGGAAGTGCCGTCCTCAATCCCAAACCCGTCAACCTGTCGAGCGCTTTACAACGCTTTGAGAAACTGAACTTAGTGTATTTCCAGGAAGCCCAGGCGAAGGTAGAGATTGAATGCCCTCCAGATTTGGTGTTGAAGATTGATGAGGGCAAACTGCTGCGGGTTTTGCAAAATTTGGTAGGAAATGCGGTGGATGCGTTTAACGGTCGTCCAGGGCGCATTGAGATCCTTGTCACTCAACAAGAACAAGGTGTGGAGATTGAAATATCCGATAATGGCCCCGGCATTC
It encodes:
- a CDS encoding ATP-binding protein, which gives rise to MKFGFRSTPVRLVLCLGAILLILCAALSNGNLARAQTPSYRAEPSAIAREWQYHWEKTEAIPPAATDWQSLNLPDKLAVTRNATLWLRAPLPQGNWVSPSLYLQGIPDLVDAYLDEEHIYHNRTLDSTSQFLPKDNAWPIIPLPSNFENQTLLLRVHPERATTITLGFFSLPTVGSLQALIAQLIFQDLDQIGLGVFFLLCGLLPLAIALLKKAPSAYLSFGFLAIISGIYTLTTVKTVLLLFENQNLLNFFHHLAFQFAPVSTCIFFEQIFGKGRRTIVRRLWQIQAVYGVFALSAVGLRLISLSQSVYFAQIAYLIICSILVSIAIKKSIDGSWEARLFTFGFAILVLFVIHDIFAYRFFIFLFQPRLYLWGMLGFILLLVVILERRFTEAQGQLKRYAKDMELKNIELQRLDRLKDEFLANTSHELRTPLHGIIGIADSLLDGVSGVLPQQAKQNLNLIVYSGKRLNRLVSDLLDFAQLKNERLELNLKLLGMREIAEVIFTLSRHLIGEKDVKLINSISQDIPLVYVDENRIQQILHNLVGNSIKFTEKGIVEISATVTDSWMKVAVSDTGIGIPTEQLERIFSAFEQGDGSTAREYGGTGLGLAITKKLVELHGGKIWIESAVGRGSTVNFTLPISESQTPETEANSSQESQLFDSSAMPEQDSITDSEILTTVRGTIVLVVDDDPVNRQVLINHLSLHDYTITQAASGMEALELIESGYKPDIILLDIMMPRKTGYEVCKSVRQRFSAAELPIVFLTAKIQDSDIIQGFSVGANDYLIKPVSKNELLARIKTHVQLSKINIAYNRFVPHEFIEFLDKESIVDVRLGDQVQETMTVLFSDIRSFTTISETMSPKENFDFLNEYLRRVCPLIRDHNGFIDKYIGDAIMALFPKTADDAIRAAIAIQRQVTLYNRQRQAQETFSIAIGIGLHTGKLMLGTVGEEQRMESTVISDAVNLASRLEGLTKTYGVGILISEDTFSSLQDTAQYDIRFLGRVTVKGKRKPVGIFEVYDSDLDAIRALKTETHQDFETAVNLFCQERWEEAERGFRTLWERDNRDKVVRFYLDRD
- a CDS encoding ribonuclease H-like domain-containing protein — encoded protein: MELPNFQVCDRDLDETTLSRYLTAESIAVDTETMGLNPLRDRLCLVQLCDPQGYVTALRIAKGQTTAPNLKKLMEAPNILKIFHFARFDLAQLQHSFGIATNPVFCTKIASKLARTYTSQHGLKALVRELEQVELDKSAQSSDWGNSMNLSPEQLNYAANDVRYLVGMKDKLRVMLEREERWQLAQRCFENLPLLVSLDLLQFKDIFEH
- a CDS encoding ATP-binding protein, with amino-acid sequence MDLESHQFITFFEAEQAAQLCEIAIVEKYPNQTVIFEEGARSDCLYLLLEGRVEFRKKIGPNQYRKLTTAFPNAFFGELGIIDGQPRSAQAIADGYALLGRVPEEGFMKVLDGARGSVITKLCSYMVQRLRDTTEEYIQQQLHKEKMVLMGEMLNTVIHDFKSPLSSINLASSMLKEQHPDEETEEWCDLIQAQTRRMAAMAEDFLEFARGSAVLNPKPVNLSSALQRFEKLNLVYFQEAQAKVEIECPPDLVLKIDEGKLLRVLQNLVGNAVDAFNGRPGRIEILVTQQEQGVEIEISDNGPGIPLEIQDRLFESFVTHGKPQGTGLGTAIAKSIVDAHGGKILFDSVPGQGTTFYIYLPLNLVSLEDPEAVHS